From one Trifolium pratense cultivar HEN17-A07 linkage group LG1, ARS_RC_1.1, whole genome shotgun sequence genomic stretch:
- the LOC123886296 gene encoding uncharacterized protein LOC123886296, whose amino-acid sequence MLYKFFNYGCLVPVLSRLALAPRSGVIQNISKGFQYFLDNGELRLMVLFSLSIQCILILFGAKRQSWTNIYLRIILWSAYLFADWLATTSLGVLSNKSHCVEPEHAIVALWGPILLLHLGGQDTITAYSMEDNALWSRRLVTYIGQVVAAILIFLRSRTYTDLNSLAILIFIAGFIKIGERIWVLWRASSQQFKESLFPDPDPGPNYARYMETYNSASYEGYRVNVEFLIQSPSTSDDAAAAVDHYTYGPAVTVRTANRLLKISKLLFADLILSFQDVSESRSSLLSGNGKRGFEVMEIELGFMYDVFYTKAPIVYSFIGCFLRFATLSCSIIVCVFFFIKENQYPRIDVVITGVLLLGAIVFDMYSVISMLFSDWTMMWLTMHKNKVTCKIISLIQYVKCKKRWSCSIGQFNLISFCLLRAKKERYSEPGMCGFNCGKTFKTNAAKTGLATMITGAWLSYEKYKHTNTNTVSVTDDLKEIIFEHFVNKTNVEINNTRFYYNWGNKVLEGLQLGKKIETISWSVEVEFDQSILLWHIATNLCYNSVADEEVLENGRSYRETSKWLSEYMLYLLVMRPSMLPNGIGEIRFQDTCAEATEFVRDRRSIQNENQVSQILHRVCKHVKKVLPSTVKGDRSKSVLFDACRLAKNVREMRNDDEEWETKKMWKFITQVWVEMLAYAASNCKALYHAQHLRHGGELLTHVWLLMAHLGITDKLQISKGFGRAKLIRK is encoded by the exons ATGTTGTACAAATTTTTCAATTATGGTTGTTTGGTTCCAGTTCTTAGCAGGTTAGCTCTCGCGCCGAGAAGTGGCGTGATTCAGAATATTTCAAAAGGTTTTCAGTACTTTTTGGATAATGGAGAGCTTCGTTTAATGGTTTTGTTCAGCCTCAGCATACAATGCATTCTCATACTGTTTGGAGCTAAAAGACAGTCCTGGACAAACATCTACCTTAGAATCATACTATGGTCTGCCTACTTGTTTGCAGATTGGTTAGCAACAACCTCACTTGGTGTTCTTTCAAATAAAAGTCATTGTGTTGAACCAGAGCATGCCATTGTTGCTTTGTGGGGTCCAATTCTTCTCCTTCACCTTGGTGGCCAAGATACTATTACTGCTTACTCAATGGAAGACAATGCACTTTGGAGTAGGCGTTTGGTTACTTATATTGGCCAAGTTGTGGCTGCAATTTTAATCTTTCTGAGATCACGGACATATACCGATCTTAACTCTTTGGCAATACTGATATTCATTGCTGGTTTTATCAAAATTGGTGAGAGAATTTGGGTTTTGTGGCGTGCAAGTAGCCAACAATTCAAAGAGTCTTTGTTTCCTGATCCTGATCCAGGTCCTAATTATGCAAGATACATGGAAACATACAATTCAGCTTCTTATGAAGGGTATAGAGTTAATGTAGAATTCCTAATTCAATCTCCATCAACTAGTGAtgatgctgctgctgctgttgaTCATTACACATATGGTCCTGCAGTAACTGTAAGAACTGCAAACAGATTGTTGAAGATTTCTAAGCTTCTGTTTGCAGATCTCATCTTGAGTTTTCAAGATGTTTCAGAAAGCAGATCTTCTTTACTTAGTGGAAATGGAAAGCGAGGGTTTGAAGTGATGGAAATTGAGCTTGGTTTTATGTATGATGTGTTCTACACAAAGGCTCCTATTGTTTATTCTTTCATTGGTTGTTTTCTACGTTTTGCCACTCTATCTTGTAGTATTATTGtatgtgttttctttttcattaagGAGAATCAATATCCTAGAATTGATGTGGTGATCACAGGTGTGTTGCTTCTTGGAGCTATAGTCTTTGACATGTATTCAGTAATTTCAATGTTGTTTTCTGACTGGACAATGATGTGGTTGACTATGCACAAAAATAAGGTGACTTGTAAGATCATTTCATTAATTCAATATGTGAAATGTAAGAAAAGGTGGTCATGCAGCATTGGTCAATTCAACCTCATAAGCTTTTGCTTATTGAGAGctaaaaaagaaagatacagCGAACCTGGCATGTGTGGTTTCAATTGTGGGAAAACATTCAAAACCAATGCAGCAAAGACTGGTCTTGCTACAATGATCACAGGTGCTTGGCTGTCCTATGAGAAGTACAAGCACACAAATACAAACACCGTGTCCGTGACGG ATGATCTGAAGGAAATAATCTTTGAACACTTTGTGAATAAAACAAATGTGGAAATAAATAACACAAGATTTTATTACAATTGGGGCAACAAAGTTTTGGAAGGATTACAATTGGGAAAAAAGATAGAGACAATAAGCTGGAGTGTGGAGGTAGAGTTTGATCAAAGCATTCTTTTATGGCATATTGCAACAAATCTATGTTATAATTCTGTAGCAGATGAAGAAGTTTTGGAAAATGGGAGGAGTTATAGAGAAACAAGCAAATGGTTATCAGAGTATATGTTATATCTTCTTGTTATGAGACCATCAATGTTGCCTAATGGGATTGGTGAGATAAGATTCCAAGACACTTGTGCTGAGGCAACTGAATTTGTAAGGGATAGACGTTCTATACAAAATGAGAATCAAGTATCTCAAATTCTACACAGAGTATGCAAACATGTTAAAAAAGTTCTTCCTTCGACGGTGAAAGGTGATAGAAGCAAATCTGTCCTATTTGATGCATGTAGGTTGGCTAAAAATGTAAGGGAGATGAGAAATGATGATGAAGAATGGGAGACAAAAAAGATGTGGAAGTTTATAACTCAAGTTTGGGTTGAAATGCTAGCTTATGCTGCTAGCAATTGTAAGGCACTTTATCATGCTCAGCACCTAAGGCATGGTGGAGAACTATTAACACATGTATGGCTTCTTATGGCACATCTTGGTATCACAGATAAACTTCAAATCTCAAAGGGGTTTGGTAGAGCAAAGTTGATAAGGAAGTGA
- the LOC123886303 gene encoding uncharacterized protein LOC123886303, whose translation MRKLCPNFDKIDGLETVLEVPIPEDMWTGIGSSGSNRWQNLRALMRAQISNDKSLHLSAASNNEFIALLKLVGSPLIPLQVQCDHTLTRPLKDSNIEASSAKYIVQQYIAATGGVGALDSLKSMYAVGQVRMFGSAMREGDDSVHPIGRAEVGGFVLWQKNPDLWHFELVVAGFKVSAGSNGKVAWTQSSSKPCHANKGPPRPLRRFFQGLDPRCTANLFLDAVCVGEKTINKEDCFLLKLETAYDILQAQNTPHTEVIRHTVFGYFSQRTGLLVKFEDTKLVRMKPAKGNDSVFWETSIESMIEDYKYVDGINIAHGGKTVAILYRYGVPHNHKRRIEETWRIEEVDFNICGLSMDCFLPPSDINKDHDVVEHMV comes from the exons ATGAGGAAACTGTGTCCAAATTTTGATAAAATCGATGGATTGGAAACGGTTTTGGAAGTTCCGATACCGGAAGATATGTGGACTGGAATCGGAAGCAGTGGTTCGAATCGGTGGCAGAATCTTCGTGCTTTGATGAGAGCACAAATTTCTAACGATAAATCTTTGCATCTTTCTGCTGCTTCTAATAATGAATTCATTGCGTTGCTTAAGCTTGTTGGTTCTCCGCTTATTCCTCTTCAGGTTCAATGTGATCATACGTTAACTCGTCCTCTCAAAGATTCTAATATC GAAGCTTCTAGTGCAAAGTATATAGTGCAGCAATACATAGCTGCAACGGGAGGAGTGGGAGCATTGGATTCCCTGAAGAGTATGTATGCAGTTGGACAAGTGAGGATGTTTGGGTCCGCGATGCGTGAGGGAGATGATAGTGTTCATCCTATTGGGAGGGCTGAAGTGGGAGGCTTTGTGTTGTGGCAAAAGAATCCAGATTTGTGGCACTTTGAATTGGTTGTTGCTGGTTTCAAGGTTAGTGCAGGTAGTAATGGGAAGGTAGCGTGGACACAGTCTTCTTCTAAGCCTTGTCATGCTAATAAAGGTCCTCCAAGACCTCTTCGTCGCTTCTTTCAG GGACTGGACCCTAGGTGTACAGCAAACTTGTTTCTAGATGCAGTATGTGTAGGAGAGAAAACCAttaacaaagaagattgttttctgctCAAGTTAGAGACAGCATATGACATCCTCCAAGCACAAAACACGCCACACACAGAAGTTATTAGACACACAGTGTTCGGATACTTTAGCCAACGCACAGGGTTACTTGTCAAATTCGAAGATACCAAGTTAGTTAGAATGAAACCAGCTAAAGGAAATGATTCTGTGTTTTGGGAAACAAGCATTGAGTCGATGATCGAGGACTATAAATACGTAGATGGTATTAACATAGCACATGGTGGAAAGACGGTGGCCATTTTATATAGATATGGTGTACCGCATAATCATAAGCGAAGAATTGAGGAGACATGGAGGATTGAAGAAGTTGATTTTAACATTTGTGGCTTGTCAATGGATTGTTTTTTGCCTCCCTCTGATATCAATAAGGACCATGATGTTGTTGAGCATATGGTGTAG